A region of Cucumis melo cultivar AY chromosome 2, USDA_Cmelo_AY_1.0, whole genome shotgun sequence DNA encodes the following proteins:
- the LOC103492236 gene encoding kinesin-like protein KIN-14U — protein MESMKSLSPVESNLDFSNGIRSTSMLSDSPPLTAVYTDVDIVPEHKNAELHQSMLNLEGEIEQLRLKLRASDEKRREALNKILDIKGSIRVFCRVRPFLLTDRRRICDPILVEQDKVRVRSSGTKKEFEFDKIFSKETSQEEIYSEVEPIIQSALDGRNVCIIAYGQTGTGKTYTMDGKMEQPGIVPRALEMLFHQTSVGASSTVTFSMSMLEVYMGSLRDLLAPKAASRMYEKCNLNIQTDQKGFVEIEGLTEVPIPDFEKARWWYNKGRRVRSTSWTNVNETSSRSHCLTKVTIYRCVDASKAKTEVSKLWMVDLGGSERLLKTGACGLTLDEGRAINLSLSALGDVIAALRRKRGHVPYRNSKLTQILKDSLGDGSKVLMLVHLSPCEEDVAETICSLSFAKRARAIETNRELQEDLKKQREKRIAELDESMKEAQEECQKVKNQIQKAEFLLCENKKLLSSDHHPHVNTPEANHIVPVEDRKEVTSTPRKSKVPSKTIVSNSLPRFMTSTMASRQRQSAAENKIVTGRVKSLRFGARSSVQFSSSQSISYSDFRIRASLQLSNKKSRYVEPDTLSTEPPQVNGSEPKKDPLPLSLPLPQSKLVTSSDSNLRVMLSRHRRRMSDLI, from the exons ATGGAGTCAATGAAATCACTATCTCCTGTGGAATCAAACTTGGATTTCTCTAATGGAATCCGTTCAACTTCGATGTTGTCGGATTCACCCCCGCTCACAGCTGTTTATACAGATGTGGATATTGTACCTGAGCATAAAAATGCTGAGCTCCATCAATCAATGCTGAATCTAGAAG GTGAAATTGAACAATTGAGATTGAAGCTGAGGGCATCGGACGAGAAACGGAGAGAAGCTTTGAATAAGATTTTAGATATTAAAG GCAGCATTCGTGTGTTTTGTCGAGTTCGCCCGTTCCTACTGACAGATCGGAGAAGAATTTGTGATCCCATTTTGGTGGAGCAAGATAAGGTCAGGGTTCGGTCGTCAGGAACTAAAAAGGAATTTGAATTTGATAAGATTTTCTCCAAAGAAACATCCCAAG AGGAAATCTACTCTGAGGTGGAACCAATAATCCAATCTGCTCTCGACGGTCGAAACGTATGTATAATAGCTTATGGTCAAACGGGTACCGGCAAGACATATACCATG GATGGGAAAATGGAGCAGCCAGGTATAGTCCCCCGTGCTCTCGAGATGCTCTTTCATCAAACCTCCGTCGGTGCTTCATCTACTGTGACGTTTTCCATGAGTATGTTGGAGGTTTACATGGGTAGTCTTAGAGATCTTCTGGCCCCAAAAGCAGCCTCAAGAATGTATGAAAAATG CAATCTCAACATTCAAACAGATCAAAAAGGATTCGTTGAGATCGAGGGCCTAACAGAAGTCCCGATTCCTGACTTCGAGAAAGCCAGATGGTGGTATAATAAGGGAAGGCGGGTTCGATCTACTTCATGGACTAATGTGAATGAAACATCTAGCCGATCGCACTG CTTAACGAAGGTCACCATTTATCGCTGCGTGGATGCTTCGAAAGCTAAAACCGAAGTAAGCAAACTATGGATGGTGGATCTTGGGGGAAGTGAGAGATTGTTGAAAACTGGTGCGTGTGGTCTAACTCTCGACGAGGGAAGAGCGATAAATCTTTCACTTTCAGCTTTGGGTGATGTTATTGCAGCTCTAAGGAGAAAGAGAGGTCATGTACCTTACAG AAATAGCAAGCTAACTCAAATACTCAAAGATTCCTTAG GTGATGGTTCAAAGGTGTTAATGCTTGTGCATTTAAGTCCATGTGAAGAAGATGTTGCAGAGACGATCTGCTCATTGAGTTTTGCGAAGAGAGCACGAGCAATCGAGACAAATCGAGAACTCCAGGag GACTTGAAGAAGCAAAGAGAGAAAAGGATTGCAGAGTTGGATGAAAGCATGAAGGAAGCTCAAGAGGAAtgccaaaaagtcaagaaccaAATACAAAAGGCTGAGTTTCTATTATGCGAAAACAAGAAACTATTGTCTAGCGATCATCATCCACATGTCAATACTCCGGAAGCGAACCATATAGTGCCCGTGGAAGATCGGAAAGAAGTCACTAGCACTCCAAGAAAATCTAAAGTTCCAAGTAAAACTATCGTTTCCAATTCATTGCCTCGTTTCATGACTTCTACAATGGCGAGTCGCCAACGACAAAGTGCCGCAGAAAACAAAATAGTGACGGGGAGGGTGAAAAGTTTGAGATTTGGAGCAAGAAGCTCTGTCCAATTCTCGAGTTCCCAATCCATAAGCTACTCAGATTTTCGTATAAGAGCAAGCCTACAATTATCTAATAAGAAATCGCGGTACGTAGAACCCGACACCCTCTCAACTGAACCTCCTCAAGTCAATGGCTCAGAACCAAAAAAGGATCCATTGCCATTGTCACTGCCATTGCCACAAAGCAAATTGGTAACTTCATCTGATTCAAACTTGAGAGTTATGCTTTCTCGTCACCGAAGAAGGATGTCTGATCTAATCTAA